In Paenacidovorax monticola, the genomic window GGCGGCCAGCGCTGGTTCGACTTCCACTGCGATTCGGACGCCATTTTTTTGCGCTGCTTCGGCGTGGGCATGGCGCCGCTCTTCCAGCCATCCCAGCAGGTCGACCGCTTGGCGCTCGGCGCGGAATGGCTGCGTCAACGCCAGCAGGCTCGACACCAGCGTTTCCAGGCGCGCGGTTTGCGACAGCACGGCTTCCAGTGCGCCAGCCACACGGGCTTCGCGCAGGTCTGCCGGCGCGGCCATCGCGTTCTCCACCTTCATGCGCATCGTGCCCAGGGGGTTGCGGATCTCGTGCGCGAGCCCGGCGGAAACGCGCCCCAGCGTGGCCAGGCGTTCGGACTGGGCCAGTTGCCCTCGCAGATGGGCGGACTGGCGTTGCCAGCGCGCAATCATCCAGCCCAGCCATGCGCCGGAGATCACGACCAGCGCCAGCAACAGGCTCACTGCAAGGATCAGGGTGTTGACCGTTTCCGCGGCCAGCAGCGGCACGCGCATCAGGGTCCAGGCGATCAGGCGCCGGTCATCGGTTTCCACAGGGCAGGCGGCGAAAGCCACGGCCTCGCGCAGCCCAGGCCGGACGTCCGCCACGAGGCCTGCGGAATCCTGCGCGCGCTGGGCGGTGGAGGCGATACGCTCCAGTTCAGCACTCGGTGGATCGCGCTTGATTCCTGTGCCGTCATAGGTTGGAAAAGCGTAGGCAACCACGCCCGCATCCGCGCGCCAGAAACCGCCCTCCATGCCCGGCTGATCGCGCAGCGCCAGATCAAGCACGGCCTGCGCGGCCGCGGAGGCCATGGGGTGCGAATCATCATTCGCAGACAGGAGTTGCTGGCGAGCGTGTGCCGCACCCGCTTGCAGCGCCTGG contains:
- a CDS encoding sensor histidine kinase, with amino-acid sequence MALVLGWLLLILSRQSAGPQIAHARQLTSTSCQALQAGAAHARQQLLSANDDSHPMASAAAQAVLDLALRDQPGMEGGFWRADAGVVAYAFPTYDGTGIKRDPPSAELERIASTAQRAQDSAGLVADVRPGLREAVAFAACPVETDDRRLIAWTLMRVPLLAAETVNTLILAVSLLLALVVISGAWLGWMIARWQRQSAHLRGQLAQSERLATLGRVSAGLAHEIRNPLGTMRMKVENAMAAPADLREARVAGALEAVLSQTARLETLVSSLLALTQPFRAERQAVDLLGWLEERRHAHAEAAQKNGVRIAVEVEPALAASAKGLALFDPVQMARVFDNLMLNALAHTGDRGQIELGARRTSGGALLLWVADDGSGIPADLRDTLFEPFATHRAGGTGLGLALVREIVQGHGGRVYLADSAKGTRMEMELPWPAS